The nucleotide window aacagaaagtggtcaaagttaattttaggaagatagggatgtctagtttctgctgatgaccgtccgcggacctcttcgaggtgacccagctagacatccagggtacttaggttcagaaatatgggtcgaaacctacctgcccttagttaaagttctgttcatcttttcaaatgtgttgtgtcctttttatttttttaattccttgtaaaaagggagaattgtgcttttagaggcatattctctggaggagtacaacctctagcttgtttccaaagacctaacaggttgagttcatcattgcggtggcttgccacctctttgtaaattattttcttatttttatatataatattaagcaTCCACAAAGCCAAGGTAAAAACACATCcctatataatattaataagcgtGAACAAAGTATATACATAGAATAGCGCACaacgtaaaatatgtgaaaacatagaggTAGGTAATAGGAGCGGGGAGGGGGAGGAAGAAAAACTGCTagaactaaaaagaaaaaccaTGAGGCAACTGCAACTTAAATACTAGTAGACTGCTGATTACAATATATGCTGCTGACCACAAAAGGCACATAGGTAAATGGTAAACTAACTATAATAAAAAGCCAGAGTGGAAAAGGACAACGTCGTGCAGAAACTCCGAAACAAAGGGGAGGGGGGACTCTAGAGGAATGAGaatacaaaaattagctaccaTAGATGGTATACTTGCCAATgagaaaataataagaataggCAGACATACGATTGACAGCAACATAATCACAGACTGTGGTCAGTGAGTTTAGCtgcaaaaagtgcaaaaatgataataagtgTTGTCTTGCATGAAGACGTGATATATCGTCAGCAAGGACATTCTGAGCACCACCTATATTTTTAAACGTATCATGTAGGATAGACTTTAGTGAgggatttttttcttaaaaatttttttatgttgttcatCACATTATCTGATGGAGGTGAGAATACCCTTTGTCATCCATTTTTTAtgattgaaattttgtttatatttgttggaaggttttttaaaaggaacacagtcttttaaagtagaatttataaattatagaAAATATCAAAAGATTTAGATGGGTTATTGTCATCAAGGGATAGTAAGTTATTCCAATCAACATAAGaagttttcaaaataaatttcttatggtcaaaattttttttcaatcaggAGCAGGTCGTTTATCATTTGGTGGACCTGAagcaaaattgtttttgttaagaattaaaAACTGAGGAAAGTGGTCTGAAATTGATGAAATGAGGTTACTAGATATAGATGTATGTTCGTTAGAATCATGGAATATATTATCAAATAAAGTGCTAGTGTTCTCAGTGACTCTAGTGGGTAAAGTAACAGATGGAAGAAGGGAGAATGAAAATATTGaatctaaaaaaattgatatatttGTATCCGAATCATATGGTCAAAGATTGGCATTAAAATCACCtaaaaggaaatttttttattttctgaagaGGCTATGTTAAGAATAGGAATCAGAAAATTGTTactaaaatcttgtaaaatgtCTGTACACACATCCAACTATAAAATTCTTAACCTTAGGTTAGACTATCTCAGCAAAAACTGATTCTAACTCATACAGAATGTTGTGGGGTAAATTCGATGTGTTTTTCcatattttatctaaatataaCTTCTCTTTCCAAACATTTTAATATAACTTAATAGTCTCTTCTGTGAAGTAAAAAGCTGTGAGAAAATTACATTGTGTACGAAACACTGTCTTTCCTTTCATGGAATTAACTATTCTCTCATAACTTTCAATCGCTCTATCAACAGATATATAAATGTATTTGAAGCATAAGTTCCTTCTCAAATTAATTATCAAGTCACGCAGTATTAACTGTTCATTTATTTCTGTAAATGTTATCGTGTTTTTCACCTCTTCTGTTTCAACTTGTTGGTACTCAAGTTTTTCTTGTTGATTTATTCGCTTCTACCTTTTAATGTTTCTTTCTGTTCTTAATTGTGCGTGTTAGAGACGCATATTtatgtttataattttaaagttaatcTTCTTATACGCAATATCATTTTTCGGTTTCAAGATATTGCGTAAGGTATAATTAAGaaagaattaagaaaataatatttccATAATGTCAGGCCTTttctcctcaaataattatttagtttccaagtaagacttcagtaaaaaaaacatcCTAATCGCCATGTAGCCATGTTTCCCCAAATTAATATTTACTTTTAAATAGCAACATTTAGTTTCCGAAGTAACCTTTCAAAATGCTCTTGTAGCATCAGCTTGTGAAAATACACAAAAACTAGTCATATTTATTACTCTAATGGAAAAAACAAGACtgtcaatagaaaaaaaaaccaGTTTACATAccgttttatatttataaagttaggTTATCATTATTGCTAACAAAACTTcttaaacaaactttaaaaacaaaatcaaaatccgtatgaataattatataaatatatccgTTGAATTGAAAGCCTATTCAGAGTCAGTTAAGAACTTTCTCTGCTTCTTCGATTTTTTCGACTTTTTGTTCTTCTTAACATGATGTTCATTATTTACATCTTCACTATCACTCTCATGTTTAAATTTTCTTCTCTTCCTCGTCACTGGACGGAATATCTATTAGCAAATTTCGTTTAACGGATTCCTTAGTGGGGGATGTTAAATTCAATGCACCTAAGGCTGTTGCAATGTCCTGCACATAAGCATCCGCTGACACATCTCGCTTGAATTGTGTAAAGCCTGTAGCTGCTGGATGAAGTTTCTGCAAAACAATTTCTGGGTTTTTCATTACAAACTTTCCTCCGCGTAGCCATATTGATGATAAACACATTGATGATGCAAATCTTAGTCCCTCCCCAACGAAAGTATCAAGAAATAGGCTTTCGGAAGTTAAACACTTTTTCACATCTTTTAGCGCCTTCTTTATGTCGCCTAAAATATGAGGTTTGCtttatcaaataatttaaaaaatagaatacaattattgattaaattttaattgtCTAAAAATTTGCATACCATCTACGTTAGCCTTTGAGTTTATGACATTCAAACTTgggaatattttttgtatttttgtgacAAATCtagacatgttttttttttccatgCATTAAGTATTTTTAATCACATACTCATGCTGGAGGCCATTTCTGATATAGCAACTTGGGGTCTGCAATAGAACTCGCAATTTATATCGTTTAGCTTTTGAGCAAAGTCTGCATCTGAAAAGGTTTTTTCACTATGGGCCAATCCGTAGAGTGCAAGGAAATCTTTTCGAAAGTGGTAGTAATAATTAACAGCTGCATATTACTTTTACGCTGTTAAGTTCCTTCCAAACGTCACATTGTGTCACAGCCCTGTCATTGCAGTGAAGCCACTGGTCTGTCTTTTTGTCTTAAACAAAGGATGTATAGTGCCCATTATTAAGAGAAACTGGCGACACTTGTTTTGAGATTTGACCATTTGACGTGATGAAAcgttttaattgaactaaaggtGTTAACCACTCGCTGTTCACAATTTCCGTCTCTCGTGTTGCTGTTTGATGGGAATTACACAGAGGGCAAGACCACTTATCATTCCCTGTCAAAACCTCTGGTTGTTGGAAACATGTGTCACATGTGATTGTAGTTCTAGTACAAAACTAGAACATGGTAGTAGTAAAAAACGAGTCTGTAGCAAGTTCACTTAGCAAATAACTGAACAGTGTAACAGCAGTATCTTGGCCCCCAGTacaaacaatccactaactacaagtttttgtgattttctggacTAACCACATTATCATTGTCAATACAcaaaatcgtgtagcaaaacgaTTGCAAAAGTATAGcgctgttctgcccaatcttaggacataaaaatgcccagtcttaagacaggCCCAGGCGTAACAAGGTTGGGCAAGATACCATGTTAGACCCATCTTTAGAcgccttttaaattttaaagaagggatgtGCCACACAAGCTCTGTTGTTTGCAAGACCCAACAACCATTGTGCAGGGTTCCCACAGACCCTGGAAAACCTGGAAAATATACCACTTTTTGAAAAACTCAGGGAAAACCTAAATGATATTGATGTACGAGTGGCTTTGCACTTTTTCACTTGCGACGCCCCAGCAAGGCAATTTTTAAAAGGCATAAAAGGCCATACAGGATACGACGGTTGTGAACGTTGTACTGTTGCTGGAGAGTATATCGAAGGTCGGATAATCTTTAATGACATTGATAAAAATCCCCGTACTGACGCTGGTTTTCTAAAATATGAGTACAAAAAACACCAGCTCAAATTAAGCCCCCTGATACAGTATAACATATGTTGTGTTACAGACTTTGTTTTAGATTACATGCATTTGGTATGTCTAGGGGTCGTTAAACGTCTACTGAATTTCCTGATTAAAGATGGTCCAAGACTATGCAAATTATCCAGAAATCAAATAACGTTAATTTCCAGCAAGTTGGTTCAGCTAAATGGTACACTTCCATCTGAATTTGTTCGTCAACCACGATCACTGAACGAATTCTGCAGATGGAAGGCCACAGAATTTAGACAATTCTTACTATTCACAGGGCCAATTGTATTAAAAGGTATATTGTCAAAGGAAGCCTTTACTCATTTCCTATCATTATCAATTGCTATCAAAATCATGTTGGAATCTAATGGTGGTATCAGGTCTGCTTACTTGAATTATGCTCATCAACTTCTGGAATATTTTGTGACAAATTCACAAGAATTTTATGGAAATTATTTCTGCTCATACAACGTGCATAATTTAATTCATCTATCATCTGACGTCGAGAAATTCAACTTGCCCTTAGATGCCATGTCGTGCTTTCCATTTGAAAATTACTtgcaaattctaaaaaaatttgttcgtaATTCACAAAATCCTACAGTACAAGTAGTCAAACGTATTACTGAGCTTGAAAATTGTGgaacaaaatattcaaaaaaagtgCTAAAAACAGTGATGTCAAGTCGAAATAGagataattgttttttattgaaaaatggTAGTTACATATTTATAAAGGAAATTATGAATGAAAGTGTAATATGTGATGTAGCAGCTAACGAGATCACTGAAAGCTTATTTCATTCACCTTGTGACTCAATGAAATTAGATATTTGCCTTATTCCACAAAACAAAATGCGATTGTTGAGACGGATGGAAATACCAATGACAGAGCTGAAAAGGAAAGTGGTAAATATTGTAACGGAGAAAGGTTTAGCATTATTTCCACTACATCATGATGTTAATTaggatatatatttattaataacTGATATTCAATTCATAATATAGATTCTATATGTTTTAGAACTTTAAATATATTACATTACAAGAACATCTTTACTTAATCATGGAGAATTTAGCTACCAAAGATAGCATTAAAAGGTATGCATTTATTCCACTATCCAAACACACAATATTACAGTTGATAACAATCGAGCTAACTAATTTTAGCAATGTCAGCTTTTGTATTAGTAGTAAGGTAGACAGACATTTTTCGTGaattaacaaaatgactattgtTGAATCA belongs to Hydractinia symbiolongicarpus strain clone_291-10 chromosome 1, HSymV2.1, whole genome shotgun sequence and includes:
- the LOC130629806 gene encoding uncharacterized protein LOC130629806, which encodes MPSLKTGPGVTRLGKIPWFPQTLENLENIPLFEKLRENLNDIDVRVALHFFTCDAPARQFLKGIKGHTGYDGCERCTVAGEYIEGRIIFNDIDKNPRTDAGFLKYEYKKHQLKLSPLIQYNICCVTDFVLDYMHLVCLGVVKRLLNFLIKDGPRLCKLSRNQITLISSKLVQLNGTLPSEFVRQPRSLNEFCRWKATEFRQFLLFTGPIVLKGILSKEAFTHFLSLSIAIKIMLESNGGIRSAYLNYAHQLLEYFVTNSQEFYGNYFCSYNVHNLIHLSSDVEKFNLPLDAMSCFPFENYLQILFYVLTDSSIMSPEVRPLIQHQNTTPTHTPPNSLKRKHVSPVRQTPSGSQNAGGSSGNDPFPMSTGKFQKRVLYLLTDIRNLLGRQNEKAAEPDTAQPQEPFELLKSVQELIEFEETLKDKSNYDRLLSQLSRVGGSKIRENVKNVLLKIMNNEVMSALNMKGKGKSEKVGFARMNLYKAVVETVIKHQKNATEGEVRACTASILKYAPDRCGGAGRTNAEEN